A genomic stretch from Candidatus Kryptonium sp. includes:
- a CDS encoding response regulator — MSNEKLTSFGQSILEALSDVVFAVDSDYNFIYITPSCYHITGYTVEEFLNGQVRAKNLVYPSDYWRLLKTNYQAFKTGEPPRVSEFRIIKKDGTIRWVSIYWTAVKDEKGEVKYIQGVMHDITDKKLTEEKLQRSLNEFKILHSFSSELSSALTIDEIAKAIYDHIIQLIPVEGFFIDIYDEMTEQLKGLAHVYSIHGRKVMISYPNYRFNVRSHPIWETLIYEKKTTYLKYSGKDIPPPFNLFIGESEQEGYLLSAPMLSRGKIFGVMTVQIKEQSEIENYIPLLEHIANQSAVAIERVRYFLELQESEKSLRQAYEELKKVHQQLILTEKMRTLGQLAGGIAHNLSNLLSAILGRAQLLKTKVTNKELLRDIEFIEKAGQDAGKIISRLREFSKPRTHVTLVPLDVANVIEDALEITKSKWKDEAELKGVKYEIIKDFQEDRLMAITNGSELREALVNIIINAIEAMPSGGKLTLGIYNINEEKVAIYISDTGIGMDAETVTKIFEPFYTTKGEHGTGLGLSIAYEIIRSHNGEIFVESELGKGSKFTIVLPASKQKVSEIIQKSELKENSLKLTVLIVDDDESVLYLLKDVFSNLGYKTLSAENGKKAMEYVRMENFDLVITDLALPDVNGWEISKATKQKNSKIPVIILTGWGIDVPEDEAKKRGADYIITKPFDLDELLLVVNTAIQSIRK; from the coding sequence ATGAGCAATGAAAAGTTAACATCCTTCGGGCAATCAATTCTTGAAGCTTTGAGTGATGTTGTTTTCGCGGTTGATTCTGATTATAACTTCATTTACATAACTCCCTCTTGCTATCACATCACTGGCTACACAGTTGAAGAATTTCTAAATGGTCAAGTTAGAGCAAAAAACCTCGTTTACCCATCTGATTATTGGCGTCTTCTTAAAACAAATTATCAGGCCTTCAAAACAGGCGAACCACCAAGAGTTTCAGAGTTCAGAATAATTAAAAAAGATGGAACTATAAGATGGGTAAGCATTTATTGGACGGCTGTAAAAGATGAGAAGGGGGAAGTGAAGTATATTCAAGGAGTGATGCACGATATAACGGATAAAAAATTAACCGAAGAAAAACTTCAAAGGAGTTTAAATGAATTTAAAATTCTTCATAGCTTTAGTTCCGAACTTTCTTCTGCCTTAACAATTGATGAGATCGCCAAAGCAATATATGATCATATCATACAATTGATCCCAGTTGAAGGATTTTTTATTGATATCTATGACGAAATGACAGAACAATTGAAAGGGTTAGCTCATGTTTATTCAATTCACGGGCGAAAGGTAATGATCTCTTATCCGAATTATAGATTTAATGTCCGATCTCACCCAATTTGGGAGACCCTGATTTATGAAAAAAAGACGACATATTTAAAATACTCTGGCAAAGATATCCCACCACCTTTTAATCTTTTCATTGGGGAATCCGAACAGGAAGGATATCTACTCAGCGCTCCGATGCTTTCCAGAGGCAAAATTTTCGGGGTTATGACCGTTCAGATAAAGGAACAAAGCGAAATTGAGAACTACATACCACTCCTTGAGCATATAGCAAACCAATCTGCCGTTGCAATTGAAAGAGTGAGATATTTTTTAGAACTTCAAGAGTCAGAAAAATCATTGCGCCAAGCATATGAAGAGCTAAAGAAAGTCCACCAACAGCTAATTTTAACAGAAAAAATGAGAACATTGGGACAACTTGCTGGGGGAATCGCTCATAATTTAAGCAATCTCTTAAGCGCGATTCTTGGTAGAGCTCAACTTCTCAAAACTAAAGTTACAAATAAAGAACTTTTGAGAGATATTGAGTTTATTGAAAAAGCAGGACAAGATGCTGGTAAAATCATATCGCGACTTCGTGAGTTTTCAAAACCGAGAACTCATGTAACGCTCGTCCCTCTTGATGTCGCAAATGTAATTGAAGATGCCCTTGAAATAACAAAATCCAAATGGAAAGATGAAGCGGAACTAAAGGGAGTAAAATATGAAATTATTAAAGATTTTCAAGAAGATAGATTAATGGCGATTACCAACGGTTCGGAATTGAGAGAAGCCCTCGTTAACATAATTATAAACGCAATTGAAGCAATGCCTTCCGGCGGAAAGTTAACCCTTGGAATTTACAATATAAATGAAGAAAAAGTAGCGATATATATTTCTGACACCGGTATCGGAATGGATGCTGAAACTGTAACGAAAATTTTTGAGCCATTTTATACGACAAAAGGTGAACACGGAACAGGGCTTGGCCTCTCAATCGCATATGAAATTATAAGAAGTCACAATGGAGAAATTTTTGTTGAAAGTGAGCTTGGGAAAGGCTCTAAATTTACAATTGTCCTTCCAGCAAGCAAGCAAAAAGTATCCGAAATTATTCAAAAAAGCGAACTAAAAGAGAACTCTCTTAAATTAACTGTCCTTATAGTTGACGATGATGAATCCGTGCTCTACCTTCTAAAAGATGTCTTCTCAAACCTCGGCTATAAAACTTTATCAGCTGAGAACGGAAAAAAAGCTATGGAATATGTTCGTATGGAAAATTTTGATTTAGTAATAACTGACCTTGCTCTTCCAGATGTAAACGGATGGGAAATCTCAAAGGCAACAAAGCAAAAAAATAGCAAAATCCCTGTGATTATACTAACTGGATGGGGAATTGATGTTCCGGAAGATGAAGCTAAAAAACGAGGAGCTGACTACATTATCACTAAACCATTTGACCTTGACGAACTCTTGCTCGTCGTCAACACCGCAATTCAATCAATTAGAAAATAA
- the hrcA gene encoding heat-inducible transcriptional repressor HrcA: protein MAGRELTPREKTILNYVVREFIMTANPVGSRYLVKKYNLDISPATVRNVMADLEELGYLWHPHASAGRIPTDKGYRFYVDNLLEVKDLNPDEKEAIKSVVKDKSELEEILRDISKLIGKISKQLSIASTPQINDAILTKLDIISVSEMKLLVVITIQSGLVRTIILEVSSEVSRDKLDFVKAVLNERLSGLTLKQVRETFAERVQDIEESYKGIINVFIRSAEKLFYDFYDVDKIHIGGVPDILEHPEFSDPEKVRNIMELVENEDEIIQIFQVLKAQAGEKLETDKVVISIGEENPESRLKDYTLIASEYKTAGVSGVIGLIGPKRMNYGRMISIVNYTREVLSEVLH from the coding sequence ATGGCAGGTAGAGAACTGACACCTCGTGAGAAAACTATTTTGAATTATGTGGTTCGTGAGTTCATAATGACCGCAAATCCAGTTGGCTCAAGGTATCTTGTAAAAAAATATAATCTTGATATTAGTCCTGCAACCGTTAGAAATGTCATGGCTGACCTTGAAGAGCTTGGATATCTGTGGCATCCACATGCGTCTGCTGGAAGAATACCGACCGATAAAGGATATAGGTTTTATGTTGACAATCTTCTTGAGGTAAAGGATTTAAATCCTGATGAAAAGGAAGCAATAAAGAGTGTGGTAAAGGATAAAAGTGAACTTGAAGAAATCTTGAGAGATATTTCAAAGCTGATAGGGAAAATCTCAAAACAATTAAGCATCGCATCAACACCTCAGATAAATGATGCGATTTTAACAAAACTTGACATTATCAGTGTATCTGAAATGAAATTGCTCGTAGTTATAACAATACAATCTGGACTTGTGCGAACTATAATCCTTGAAGTTTCAAGCGAGGTATCAAGAGATAAACTTGATTTCGTTAAAGCTGTTTTGAATGAACGTCTTTCTGGTCTGACATTAAAACAAGTAAGAGAAACATTTGCAGAGAGAGTTCAAGATATTGAGGAATCCTATAAGGGTATCATAAATGTCTTCATTCGTTCAGCCGAGAAGTTGTTTTATGATTTTTATGATGTTGATAAAATTCACATTGGTGGTGTTCCAGATATACTTGAGCATCCGGAGTTCAGCGATCCTGAAAAAGTTCGTAACATAATGGAGCTTGTTGAAAACGAGGATGAGATAATTCAAATTTTCCAGGTTTTAAAAGCACAGGCGGGTGAGAAGCTTGAAACGGATAAAGTTGTTATTTCAATCGGTGAAGAGAATCCAGAAAGTAGGTTGAAAGATTACACTTTAATTGCATCGGAATATAAAACCGCTGGAGTTTCTGGTGTAATTGGTTTGATTGGTCCAAAACGAATGAATTATGGTAGAATGATCTCAATTGTCAACTATACTCGTGAGGTTTTATCAGAAGTTTTGCATTAA
- the grpE gene encoding nucleotide exchange factor GrpE translates to MTENEKVRNTSADEEMKSVEQSASEAKTDESSNSTVGTETLDELTLLKIENENLRKEIDEYKDRLLRRVAEFENYKKRLEADFANSVKYANEKLLLEILPIVDDLERSLSSGKEKPDFDSFYQGVKMIYTKLLKVLELHGVKPFESIGKPFDVYYHEALLRIPRNDVPPNTVIDEVERGYMYYDKVLRHAKVIVSSPVEDSEKKEGNEKDSGLKTDFSDDHREI, encoded by the coding sequence ATGACTGAGAACGAAAAAGTTAGGAATACAAGTGCTGACGAAGAGATGAAATCTGTTGAACAATCTGCTTCGGAAGCAAAGACGGACGAAAGTTCAAACTCCACTGTTGGAACTGAAACTTTAGATGAATTAACCTTGCTTAAAATTGAAAACGAAAACCTGAGAAAAGAGATTGATGAATATAAAGATAGGCTTTTAAGAAGAGTAGCCGAGTTTGAGAACTATAAAAAACGGCTTGAGGCTGATTTTGCAAATTCTGTAAAGTATGCAAACGAAAAACTCCTGCTTGAGATTTTACCTATCGTTGATGATCTTGAGCGATCACTTTCAAGCGGAAAAGAGAAACCAGATTTTGACTCATTTTATCAAGGTGTTAAGATGATTTATACAAAATTGTTGAAAGTGCTTGAGCTTCATGGGGTTAAACCATTTGAATCCATTGGAAAACCTTTTGATGTTTATTATCACGAGGCATTGTTAAGAATCCCGAGAAATGATGTGCCCCCAAATACAGTGATTGATGAAGTTGAACGTGGTTATATGTATTACGATAAAGTGTTGCGCCATGCGAAAGTTATTGTTTCAAGCCCTGTAGAAGATTCGGAGAAGAAAGAAGGAAACGAAAAAGATAGTGGACTTAAAACCGATTTCAGCGACGATCACAGAGAAATTTAA
- the dnaJ gene encoding molecular chaperone DnaJ translates to MPKKDYYEILGVSRNATQEEIKRAYRKLAMEYHPDRNPGNKEAEEKFKEITEAYQILSDPEKRKRYDMYGHSGISESDYIHFTDVHDIFDVFRDIFDSFSGGFFDDFWGTRTRTQRTQRGIPGSDRKLKLKLTLDEIATGTKKKIKIKHFKTCEACGGTGAKSRSGYTTCPVCNGSGEVKQVRRSFFGQMVTITTCSNCGGEGKVIKEPCNVCGGEGRVYGESVIDIDIPAGVREKNYLTLRGYGDAGIRGGTPGDLIIIIEEEPHPLFTRKGNDIYYTLLISFPEAVLGTEVDIPYINGSLKVKIEPGTPSGKEIRLKGKGLPSVDGNSRGDFVVRIEIWVPNKVTASEKELLQKLLKEGQNIKPNVEKKVS, encoded by the coding sequence ATGCCAAAGAAAGATTATTATGAAATACTTGGGGTTTCCAGGAACGCAACTCAAGAGGAGATAAAGCGAGCTTATAGAAAGCTCGCAATGGAATATCATCCAGACCGAAATCCAGGAAATAAAGAAGCCGAAGAGAAGTTTAAGGAAATAACAGAAGCTTATCAAATTTTGAGCGATCCTGAGAAACGCAAAAGATATGATATGTATGGTCATTCTGGAATAAGTGAAAGCGATTATATACATTTTACAGATGTTCACGATATATTTGATGTTTTTAGAGATATTTTTGATTCGTTTAGTGGTGGATTTTTTGATGATTTTTGGGGAACGAGGACTCGCACGCAAAGAACTCAAAGGGGAATCCCTGGGTCTGATAGGAAATTGAAGTTAAAGTTAACACTTGATGAAATTGCTACAGGCACTAAGAAGAAGATAAAAATTAAACATTTCAAAACATGTGAAGCTTGCGGTGGAACTGGCGCAAAATCAAGGAGTGGATATACTACATGTCCCGTTTGTAACGGTTCTGGTGAGGTGAAACAAGTTCGCCGTTCATTTTTCGGACAGATGGTTACGATTACGACATGTTCAAATTGTGGAGGAGAGGGGAAAGTAATAAAAGAGCCTTGCAATGTTTGCGGCGGTGAAGGAAGAGTTTACGGTGAAAGTGTGATTGATATTGATATACCAGCTGGGGTAAGAGAAAAAAATTATTTAACACTTCGTGGTTATGGAGATGCTGGAATAAGAGGTGGAACACCAGGCGATTTGATAATTATAATTGAAGAAGAACCACATCCGCTTTTCACAAGGAAAGGTAATGATATTTATTACACGCTTTTGATAAGTTTCCCAGAGGCAGTGCTTGGAACCGAGGTTGATATACCATATATAAATGGAAGTTTGAAAGTTAAAATTGAACCTGGAACACCTTCAGGGAAAGAGATAAGACTGAAGGGCAAAGGGTTGCCATCTGTTGATGGAAATTCAAGAGGCGACTTTGTTGTTAGAATTGAAATATGGGTGCCTAATAAGGTCACCGCATCTGAAAAAGAACTTTTGCAAAAACTTTTGAAAGAAGGACAAAATATAAAACCGAATGTTGAAAAGAAAGTAAGTTGA
- a CDS encoding amidohydrolase: MTEKFEIWDAHVHFFSFNFFKTLIKIKGGEARLNDEFAILKERYGIETPPVSPVQLARRWIEEMGKYGISKIVLFASIPEDALSVSTALAAFPDKFIGFFTLNPLSENVDLEIKRAVENMGMKGILLFPALYHIHVNDELLERVYIIAEEYRLVIFTHFGILKMPVREAIGLRDQIDISYANPTDLHRVAVRHPDISFIIPHFGAGYFQELLMLGVQCKNVYVDTSGSNSWIRILPYKIDLKTVFAKTIDIFGVDRIIFGTDSGVFPRGYRVDILNQQLEILNDLGLSDSETQKILSGNLKRLLGFVEEKFDSVKTEQNF, translated from the coding sequence ATGACTGAAAAGTTTGAAATTTGGGACGCTCATGTGCATTTTTTTTCGTTTAATTTTTTTAAAACCTTGATAAAAATTAAAGGTGGGGAAGCAAGATTAAATGATGAATTTGCTATTCTCAAAGAAAGATACGGCATTGAAACGCCACCTGTAAGCCCAGTTCAACTTGCAAGAAGATGGATTGAAGAGATGGGAAAGTATGGTATCTCAAAAATTGTTCTCTTTGCAAGCATCCCAGAAGATGCACTTTCGGTATCTACTGCCTTAGCTGCTTTTCCAGATAAGTTTATCGGTTTTTTTACTTTAAATCCGCTATCAGAGAATGTTGATTTAGAGATAAAACGCGCCGTTGAAAACATGGGTATGAAAGGAATTCTACTATTTCCCGCACTTTACCATATCCATGTTAATGATGAATTACTTGAAAGAGTTTACATCATCGCGGAGGAATATCGTTTGGTTATTTTCACACATTTTGGAATTTTAAAAATGCCAGTTCGTGAAGCTATAGGTTTACGAGATCAAATAGATATATCTTATGCTAATCCAACGGATCTTCACAGAGTGGCGGTAAGACATCCAGATATTAGCTTTATAATTCCTCACTTTGGTGCTGGCTATTTTCAGGAACTTCTAATGCTTGGTGTGCAATGTAAAAATGTTTATGTTGATACATCAGGTTCAAATTCATGGATAAGAATTCTACCATATAAAATTGATCTCAAAACTGTATTCGCAAAGACCATTGATATCTTTGGAGTTGATAGAATTATATTCGGGACGGATAGTGGAGTTTTCCCACGAGGTTATAGGGTTGACATATTGAATCAGCAGTTGGAGATACTCAATGATCTTGGTTTATCAGATTCAGAAACTCAAAAAATTTTATCTGGAAATCTCAAGCGTTTACTTGGCTTCGTTGAAGAAAAGTTTGATTCGGTGAAAACGGAACAAAATTTTTAA
- a CDS encoding TonB-dependent receptor yields MRTIFVFLLIFGFYTDLFTQGKISGKVVDKSSGEPLPAADIHLVELKRGTITKSDGTFIIDNVPEGRYTIEVSYIGYKKFRQIIDIKNGKDVEFKIELEQTVISLPSVVVTGTMYEKSVFEIHQPVAVLDEDKIGLRLSDNIAKTLSYEPGVNLEYNGFVGRPVIRGLTGTRILILDNGIRIGDASDLTPDHAISFEPSGIERIEIIRGPVSLFYGVNSVGGVINIISEDIPRTVHDKLRGSLRLFGSSVNTALAGSGAFDYGIKNFSLRGEFGYRKSGEIKTPKMKLENTNANNLTSSLGLAYHTKDISVGFGFRNFSGEYGIPIVHDEHHEDEEHHHHHPKFEIVRNKFTFKTDLAPKIEKIQGIELIANYTSYDHKEIEEHHDEIATRIKIGTTNVDLKVRHDKVGIFSGMIGASFMHQNYNTVGEEKFFADATLYLGSLIMYEEFEINKFALRAGLRYDFAQVKSKKFENLPAYDKRFNAFSSSAGLVYKLSEPLALSFNFSRGFRIPALQELFAYGPHLGTMSFEVGNPNLKIETSNEFNLSLRLLTEKANFEVSSFVNYIDNYIYPKATGEVDTVSDLPIYKYSSTNSILRGFEMKFEYEMFKNLNTSLLVDYVEGRKRDVKEYLPLIPPLRAIANVEYRTGKYNFGFEIKAVSSQNKLAPGETKTPGYAILNLHFGLRLASMGLAHEINLNVENVTNKTYYDHLSRIKNRVPMPGRNIVLVYHLLF; encoded by the coding sequence ATGAGAACGATTTTCGTCTTTCTGTTAATTTTTGGGTTTTATACCGATCTATTTACACAAGGAAAAATAAGCGGAAAAGTTGTGGATAAATCAAGTGGCGAACCATTGCCAGCAGCGGACATTCATTTAGTAGAATTGAAAAGAGGAACAATTACGAAAAGCGATGGAACCTTTATCATTGATAATGTCCCCGAGGGTAGATATACAATTGAGGTAAGCTACATTGGCTATAAAAAGTTTCGTCAAATTATTGACATTAAAAATGGAAAAGATGTTGAATTTAAAATTGAGCTTGAGCAAACAGTTATATCGCTTCCAAGTGTTGTTGTGACGGGGACTATGTATGAAAAAAGTGTCTTTGAGATACATCAACCTGTTGCAGTGCTTGATGAAGATAAGATTGGTTTGAGATTAAGTGATAACATAGCGAAAACGCTTTCATATGAGCCTGGGGTAAATCTTGAATATAATGGTTTCGTCGGTAGACCAGTGATCCGTGGATTAACTGGAACGAGAATTCTCATACTTGACAATGGAATTAGAATTGGTGATGCTTCTGATTTAACACCTGATCATGCGATTTCCTTTGAGCCAAGTGGAATAGAAAGAATAGAAATAATTCGCGGTCCGGTGAGTTTGTTTTACGGTGTTAATTCTGTTGGTGGGGTAATAAATATAATCTCTGAGGATATCCCAAGGACGGTGCATGATAAGTTAAGAGGTTCATTGAGATTATTTGGTTCAAGTGTGAATACAGCTTTAGCTGGATCAGGGGCATTTGATTATGGGATTAAAAATTTTTCGTTAAGAGGTGAATTTGGATATAGAAAAAGTGGAGAGATAAAAACTCCGAAAATGAAACTTGAAAATACGAATGCAAACAATCTAACATCTTCGCTCGGATTGGCATATCACACAAAAGATATTAGCGTTGGCTTTGGATTCAGAAACTTCAGCGGTGAATATGGTATACCAATAGTTCACGATGAACATCACGAAGACGAGGAACATCATCACCATCATCCAAAATTTGAAATTGTTAGAAACAAATTCACATTTAAAACTGATCTCGCACCGAAAATAGAAAAAATTCAAGGGATTGAATTAATTGCGAATTATACCAGCTACGATCACAAGGAAATTGAAGAGCATCACGATGAGATTGCGACTCGCATAAAAATAGGGACGACAAATGTTGATTTGAAAGTAAGGCATGATAAAGTTGGTATTTTTTCGGGAATGATTGGCGCAAGTTTTATGCACCAAAATTATAATACTGTTGGGGAAGAAAAATTTTTCGCTGACGCAACGCTTTATCTTGGTTCATTGATTATGTATGAGGAATTTGAGATTAACAAATTCGCTTTACGAGCTGGTTTAAGATATGATTTTGCACAGGTTAAGTCAAAGAAGTTTGAGAACTTGCCAGCTTATGATAAAAGGTTTAACGCTTTTTCAAGCTCGGCTGGGCTTGTTTATAAACTTTCGGAGCCATTGGCTTTGTCATTTAATTTCTCACGCGGTTTTAGGATACCTGCTCTTCAGGAGCTTTTCGCATATGGCCCTCATCTCGGGACTATGAGCTTTGAAGTTGGAAATCCGAATTTGAAAATAGAGACATCAAACGAATTTAATCTCTCACTTAGATTGCTTACGGAAAAGGCAAACTTTGAGGTTTCAAGTTTTGTAAACTACATTGATAACTACATTTATCCGAAAGCAACAGGTGAAGTTGATACAGTTTCTGATTTACCTATTTACAAGTATTCATCAACGAATTCTATTTTGCGCGGATTTGAGATGAAATTTGAATACGAGATGTTCAAAAACCTTAACACTTCGTTACTTGTTGATTATGTTGAAGGTAGAAAGAGAGATGTAAAAGAATATCTGCCTTTGATCCCTCCGTTGAGAGCAATTGCCAATGTTGAATATAGAACTGGAAAGTATAATTTTGGATTTGAGATCAAAGCTGTTTCATCTCAAAATAAACTTGCACCGGGAGAAACTAAAACTCCTGGCTACGCGATTTTGAATTTACATTTTGGATTGAGGTTAGCTTCTATGGGTCTTGCGCATGAGATAAATCTAAATGTTGAAAATGTAACGAATAAAACTTACTACGATCACCTATCAAGAATTAAAAACCGCGTTCCAATGCCTGGTAGAAATATAGTCTTGGTTTATCATCTTTTGTTTTAA
- a CDS encoding carbohydrate binding family 9 domain-containing protein yields MSRILLAFLLTLAQLVNSQNEFILRAIKIDGEIKIDGKLDEKFWEQAERVDLKYEIQITDNEPSAQKTIAMALYDSENLYFGFICYDSNPSEIRAHITDRDRIWEDDFVILIIDTYGDNQNAYEFAVNPYGIQGDAMRVGNSENITFDFVWHSAGTIVDSGWTVEIAIPFKSLRFPREKQEWNILIGRNYPRKSRFIFSWTPVDKNNPCLLCQGGRLVGIEGITSSKFVEFLPYVMGYQSGFIRDYNDPSLGFKNEKVKARAGAGLKLSPNPELTIEGVLNPDFSQVESDAYQISVNTTFALYYPEKRPFFLEGAEIFQTPLRVFYSRMINKPIFAFKLKQKSNGVTIAYLSSLDEKTPFIIPGEERSSTVPTGLKSFVNVGRLRYDFGEQSYAGLLFTARNLTGSYNYVGGVDWNYFFWKNYYFKGQILYNITREVNNPNLFSSGRKFGNTNYDAGFNGERYFGNLVYLEFLRSTKHHSLEISYRDISPTFQPHLGFITANNIRQVEIENQFTFYPKNSIIDIAFVFIEGGLKFNYFGTRKENWILFGFGGQLKSQTNVFVGFLPVNDEIFGGRKFERIHRVFVNVYSVPYKFLTISLNGEYGRKIYRTIDPKLGFGWDLNVSLKLKPTEKIEISAWYAQAKLRDEKTNELFYYGYVTGLVGIYQFNPNLFLRLITQYDSFSGSIQAFPLLSFKLNPFTIFYIGSTVNMLDFGGIYGVKQTSREFFLKIQYLFRN; encoded by the coding sequence GTGAGCAGAATACTACTCGCTTTTTTGCTTACCCTTGCCCAACTTGTGAATTCACAAAACGAATTCATATTAAGGGCTATTAAAATTGATGGCGAGATCAAAATTGATGGGAAACTTGACGAGAAGTTTTGGGAGCAGGCGGAAAGAGTTGATTTAAAATATGAAATCCAGATCACAGATAATGAACCATCTGCTCAAAAGACAATTGCAATGGCTCTTTACGATAGCGAAAATCTTTATTTCGGTTTTATTTGTTATGATTCAAATCCAAGCGAAATAAGAGCACATATAACCGACAGGGATAGAATATGGGAAGATGATTTTGTTATTTTGATAATTGATACATACGGAGATAATCAAAATGCGTATGAATTTGCTGTTAACCCTTATGGGATTCAAGGTGATGCAATGCGCGTTGGAAATTCAGAAAACATAACTTTTGATTTTGTGTGGCACTCTGCCGGAACAATTGTTGATTCTGGATGGACGGTTGAAATCGCAATTCCATTTAAAAGTTTAAGGTTTCCGAGGGAGAAACAGGAATGGAATATATTAATTGGAAGAAATTATCCACGCAAGAGTAGATTTATTTTCTCTTGGACCCCGGTTGATAAAAACAATCCTTGTCTCCTTTGTCAAGGTGGCAGGTTAGTAGGCATTGAGGGAATAACTTCATCAAAGTTCGTTGAGTTTTTACCTTATGTGATGGGTTATCAATCTGGCTTTATCAGAGATTACAATGATCCATCGCTTGGGTTTAAAAATGAAAAGGTAAAGGCAAGAGCTGGAGCAGGACTTAAACTTTCACCAAATCCAGAACTAACGATTGAGGGTGTTTTAAATCCTGACTTCAGTCAAGTTGAATCCGATGCTTATCAAATAAGCGTGAATACCACCTTTGCTCTTTACTACCCTGAGAAAAGACCATTTTTCCTTGAAGGAGCAGAGATTTTTCAAACTCCTTTAAGAGTGTTTTATTCAAGAATGATAAATAAACCCATCTTTGCGTTTAAACTAAAGCAAAAGTCAAACGGTGTAACAATTGCTTATTTGTCTTCGCTTGATGAGAAAACACCTTTTATAATTCCTGGTGAAGAGAGAAGTTCAACTGTTCCAACTGGATTAAAATCGTTCGTAAATGTCGGAAGATTAAGATATGATTTTGGGGAGCAATCTTATGCGGGTTTGCTTTTTACGGCAAGAAATTTGACGGGTTCTTATAATTATGTCGGCGGAGTTGATTGGAATTATTTTTTCTGGAAAAATTATTATTTCAAAGGTCAAATTCTTTACAATATCACAAGGGAAGTAAATAATCCCAACCTTTTCTCAAGCGGAAGAAAATTTGGAAACACGAATTATGATGCCGGATTCAACGGCGAGAGATATTTTGGAAATCTCGTATATTTAGAATTTTTGAGGAGCACAAAACATCATTCGCTTGAAATTTCATATCGTGATATTTCGCCAACTTTTCAACCTCATCTTGGGTTTATCACAGCAAATAATATAAGGCAAGTGGAAATAGAAAATCAGTTCACATTTTATCCGAAAAACTCAATTATTGATATTGCTTTCGTGTTCATTGAAGGCGGACTTAAATTTAATTACTTTGGAACAAGAAAGGAAAATTGGATATTATTTGGGTTCGGTGGTCAACTTAAAAGTCAAACGAATGTGTTTGTGGGATTTCTTCCCGTAAATGACGAAATTTTTGGGGGTCGCAAATTTGAAAGGATTCACAGGGTTTTTGTGAATGTTTATTCTGTTCCGTATAAGTTTTTAACGATATCGTTGAATGGTGAATATGGTCGTAAAATTTATCGCACCATTGATCCGAAACTTGGGTTCGGTTGGGACTTAAATGTTTCTCTTAAACTTAAACCAACCGAAAAAATTGAAATTTCAGCGTGGTATGCACAAGCGAAATTGAGGGATGAGAAAACAAATGAATTGTTTTATTATGGATATGTCACAGGTCTTGTCGGAATTTATCAGTTTAATCCAAACTTGTTTTTAAGGTTGATAACTCAATATGATTCTTTCAGTGGTTCAATTCAAGCTTTCCCGCTGTTAAGCTTTAAATTGAATCCGTTTACGATTTTTTATATCGGTTCAACTGTTAATATGCTTGATTTCGGAGGGATTTATGGTGTTAAGCAGACGAGCAGGGAGTTTTTCTTGAAAATACAGTATCTATTTAGGAATTAA